From one Lycium ferocissimum isolate CSIRO_LF1 chromosome 5, AGI_CSIRO_Lferr_CH_V1, whole genome shotgun sequence genomic stretch:
- the LOC132055309 gene encoding peroxisomal (S)-2-hydroxyacid oxidase GLO4-like isoform X1, translating into MIGEPVNVNEFQELAREALPKMYYDFFAGGAEDQYTLKENIEAFHRITIRPRILVDVSRINMSTVVLGHKTSAPIIVAPTSSHQLAHPQGEVATARGAAACNVIMGMSFTSTCTIEEVASSCNAVRFFQTYVYKRRDITELMVHRAESNGFKAIILTGDTPRLGRREADVKNKMISPRLRNFEGLISTEVVSDKGSNLAAYAAGTLDPSLCWKSYFPKTSQDIAWLKSITKLPILIKGVLTGEDAIKAIEAGVVGIIVSNHGARQLDYTPATISVLEEVVQAVQGKVPVLLDGGIRRGTDIFKALALGAKAVLIGRPVIYGLAAKGESGVKQVIEMLKSELELTMALAGCCTVDDITRSNVKTENERFLCRM; encoded by the exons ATGATAGGGGAACCAGTTAATGTGAACGAATTTCAAGAGCTAGCTAGGGAAGCTCTTCCAAAGATGTATTATGATTTCTTTGCTGGAGGAGCTGAGGATCAGTACACACTCAAAGAAAATATAGAAGCATTTCACAGAATCAC TATTCGGCCAAGAATACTTGTTGATGTGAGCAGAATAAACATGTCAACTGTTGTACTCGGTCACAAGACATCAGCTCCAATTATAGTTGCTCCAACTTCGTCGCATCAATTGGCACATCCTCAAG GAGAAGTTGCAACAGCTAGAGGTGCTGCAGCATGTAATGTTATCATG GGAATGTCATTTACGTCCACATGCACAATCGAGGAGGTTGCTTCAAGCTGCAATGCTGTTCGCTTTTTTCAAACCTAT GTTTACAAAAGGAGAGATATAACAGAACTTATGGTGCATAGAGCTGAAAGCAATGGCTTCAAGGCTATAATTCTCACTGGTGATACTCCGAGACTTGGCAGAAGGGAGGCTGATGTAAAGAATAA GATGATTTCACCCAGGTTGAGGAATTTTGAAGGTCTTATATCAACTGAAGTTGTTTCT GACAAAGGCTCAAATCTTGCAGCATACGCTGCAGGAACTCTTGATCCTTCGCTTTGCTGGAAG TCATACTTTCCAAAAACTTCGCAGGATATAGCGTGGCTAAAATCAATTACCAAGTTGCCAATTCTGATTAAGGGCGTTCTCACTGGTGAAGATG CAATAAAAGCAATTGAAGCAGGAGTTGTAGGAATTATTGTCTCTAACCATGGAGCTCGACAACTAGATTATACTCCAGCTACTATTTCTGTTCTTGAAGAG GTGGTCCAAGCTGTTCAAGGTAAAGTACCGGTTCTGCTTGATGGAGGAATTAGGCGAGGAACAGACATATTCAAGGCATTAGCACTAGGCGCCAAAGCTGTTCTG ATTGGTCGACCAGTCATCTACGGCCTAGCAGCTAAGGGGGAGTCTGGGGTAAAGCAAGTAATTGAGATGCTCAAGAGTGAACTGGAGCTGACAATGGCTCTTGCTGGATGCTGCACTGTGGATGACATTACCAGAAGCAATGTTAAGACAGAGAACGAGAGATTCCTATGTAGGATGTAG
- the LOC132055309 gene encoding peroxisomal (S)-2-hydroxyacid oxidase GLO4-like isoform X2, producing MIGEPVNVNEFQELAREALPKMYYDFFAGGAEDQYTLKENIEAFHRITIRPRILVDVSRINMSTVVLGHKTSAPIIVAPTSSHQLAHPQGEVATARGAAACNVIMGMSFTSTCTIEEVASSCNAVRFFQTYVYKRRDITELMVHRAESNGFKAIILTGDTPRLGRREADVKNKMISPRLRNFEGLISTEVVSDKGSNLAAYAAGTLDPSLCWKDIAWLKSITKLPILIKGVLTGEDAIKAIEAGVVGIIVSNHGARQLDYTPATISVLEEVVQAVQGKVPVLLDGGIRRGTDIFKALALGAKAVLIGRPVIYGLAAKGESGVKQVIEMLKSELELTMALAGCCTVDDITRSNVKTENERFLCRM from the exons ATGATAGGGGAACCAGTTAATGTGAACGAATTTCAAGAGCTAGCTAGGGAAGCTCTTCCAAAGATGTATTATGATTTCTTTGCTGGAGGAGCTGAGGATCAGTACACACTCAAAGAAAATATAGAAGCATTTCACAGAATCAC TATTCGGCCAAGAATACTTGTTGATGTGAGCAGAATAAACATGTCAACTGTTGTACTCGGTCACAAGACATCAGCTCCAATTATAGTTGCTCCAACTTCGTCGCATCAATTGGCACATCCTCAAG GAGAAGTTGCAACAGCTAGAGGTGCTGCAGCATGTAATGTTATCATG GGAATGTCATTTACGTCCACATGCACAATCGAGGAGGTTGCTTCAAGCTGCAATGCTGTTCGCTTTTTTCAAACCTAT GTTTACAAAAGGAGAGATATAACAGAACTTATGGTGCATAGAGCTGAAAGCAATGGCTTCAAGGCTATAATTCTCACTGGTGATACTCCGAGACTTGGCAGAAGGGAGGCTGATGTAAAGAATAA GATGATTTCACCCAGGTTGAGGAATTTTGAAGGTCTTATATCAACTGAAGTTGTTTCT GACAAAGGCTCAAATCTTGCAGCATACGCTGCAGGAACTCTTGATCCTTCGCTTTGCTGGAAG GATATAGCGTGGCTAAAATCAATTACCAAGTTGCCAATTCTGATTAAGGGCGTTCTCACTGGTGAAGATG CAATAAAAGCAATTGAAGCAGGAGTTGTAGGAATTATTGTCTCTAACCATGGAGCTCGACAACTAGATTATACTCCAGCTACTATTTCTGTTCTTGAAGAG GTGGTCCAAGCTGTTCAAGGTAAAGTACCGGTTCTGCTTGATGGAGGAATTAGGCGAGGAACAGACATATTCAAGGCATTAGCACTAGGCGCCAAAGCTGTTCTG ATTGGTCGACCAGTCATCTACGGCCTAGCAGCTAAGGGGGAGTCTGGGGTAAAGCAAGTAATTGAGATGCTCAAGAGTGAACTGGAGCTGACAATGGCTCTTGCTGGATGCTGCACTGTGGATGACATTACCAGAAGCAATGTTAAGACAGAGAACGAGAGATTCCTATGTAGGATGTAG
- the LOC132055310 gene encoding telomere repeat-binding protein 3-like: MDMATRQVRSGFDVSGPQEDKSNNELIKTSSSPGWTQQPLIAACEKDEHYSGMKIDELENDVELNDCSEDNSDDNVATIPTQKGGMRRKHHRPWTINEVVKLVEGVARYGAGRWSEIKRLAFASCPYRTSVDLKDKWRNLLKASFVQLPAEKGILNSRKQASVPIPAPILSRVRELADMQGQIPPILATGKSSGHSSSGRSVHEARSGFL, encoded by the exons ATGGACATGGCAACCAGACAAGTGAGGAGTGGTTTTGACGTATCTGGGCCACAAGAAGATAAGAGCAATAATGAGCTGATCAAGACCAGTTCATCTCCTGGGTGGACTCAACAGCCT CTTATTGCTGCTTGTGAAAAAGACGAGCATTACAGTGGGATGAAAATTGATGAGCTAGAAAATGACGTAGAGCTGAATGACTGCTCTGAGGACAATTCAGATGATAATGTGGCAACTATACCCACCCAAAAAGGAGGAATGAGGAGAAAACATCATCGACCTTGGACTATCAATGAGGTTGTTAAGCTAGTGGAAGGTGTAGCCAGGTATGGTGCTGGTAGATGGTCTGAGATAAAACGGCTTGCTTTTGCGTCTTGCCCTTATCGAACTTCGGTGGACCTGAAG GACAAGTGGAGAAATTTGCTGAAGGCTAGTTTTGTGCAGTTGCCTGCAGAAAAAGGG ATTCTGAATTCCCGGAAACAGGCTTCAGTTCCAATTCCTGCTCCAATTCTCTCACGTGTGAGAGAGCTTGCTGATATGCAAGGTCAGATCCCACCAATTCTCGCTACGGGCAAGTCAAGTGGACATAGTAGTAGTGGTAGAAGTGTACATGAAGCTAGGTCTGGATTCCTGTAA
- the LOC132058601 gene encoding uncharacterized mitochondrial protein AtMg00810-like: MHITRAIPCKWYIRSSKGLMALLRVKRNWTVFQLDVNNAFLKLDSDVGDPIPDPSSYRKLIGKLNFLQHTRRDISFSVQHLSQFLHCPRVPHVLAALHVLRYLMSAPDLGIVLNSSSDCSLVAFSDFDWAYCPTLRRSDTGFYITLGGCPVSWKCKKQPTIALSSAEAEYRPYASSDQLADIMTKALPGPVHQNLLGKLAVCTPSSLRGGVGMKPNLVKVQVMIDPIVSVF, translated from the exons ATGCACATTACACGTGCTATCCCTTGCAAGTGGTATATAAGATCAAGCAAAGGTCTGATGGCACTATTGAGAG TTAAGAGAAACTGGACTGTTTTTCAACTTGATGTTAACAATGCCTTCCTCAAGTTGGATTCAGATGTCGGTGACCCTATTCCTGATCCTAGTTCTTATAGGAAACTCATTGGCAAGCTTAATTTTTTACAACATACTAGGCGTGATATCTCTTTCTCTGTACAACACCTTAGTCAATTTTTGCATTGTCCACGAGTTCCACACGTGCTTGCTGCTCTCCATGTTCTAAGGTATCTCATGTCTGCTCCTGATTTGGGTATTGTATTGAACTCTTCTTCTGATTGTTCTCTTGTGGCATTTTCTGATTTTGACTGGGCTTATTGCCCCACTTTGAGAAGATCTGATACTGGGTTTTATATAACTCTCGGTGGTTGCCCTGTGTCTTGGAAGTGCAAGAAACAACCCACCATTGCCCTGTCATCTGCTGAGGCTGAGTATAGGCCTTACGCAAG TTCTGATCAGCTGGCTGATATTATGACAAAGGCTTTGCCAGGACCTGTACATCAAAATTTGTTGGGCAAGCTGGCAGTGTGCACACCCTCCAGCTTGAGGGGTGGTGTTGGCATGAAGCCCAATTTAGTCAAGGTCCAAGTAATGATAGACCCAATTGTCAGTGTGTTTTAA